One window of Burkholderiales bacterium genomic DNA carries:
- a CDS encoding COX15/CtaA family protein, translated as MNTLYKRLALAAACLAFVVVVVGGFVRLMDAGLGCPDWPGCYGELSPAHAEESIAKAVQAQGGEHGPVSMRKAWKEMFHRYIASTLGLLILGLAVLAWRWREKLPRSPALASTLFVLVVLQGLLGMWTVTLLLKPVIVTLHLLGGMTTLALLVWLFLRQLDGRPAVDRTAARKLRPWALIAIAVVFTQIALGGWVSSNYAALACIDFPTCHGVWRPDMDFRHGFQLVRELGRTAAGEHLAYEALTAIHWTHRVGALVTLIYVGTLAFALSRARGLGRYAAALAVVLIAQIALGVANILAGLPLPVAVAHNAVAAILLVTLVMINFALSRADLPPTP; from the coding sequence ATGAACACGCTCTACAAAAGGCTCGCGCTGGCCGCTGCGTGCCTCGCGTTCGTCGTGGTCGTGGTCGGTGGTTTCGTGCGCTTGATGGATGCCGGGCTCGGTTGTCCCGACTGGCCGGGCTGCTACGGCGAGCTCTCGCCCGCGCATGCCGAAGAGAGCATCGCGAAAGCCGTGCAAGCGCAGGGCGGCGAGCACGGCCCGGTGTCGATGAGGAAAGCGTGGAAGGAGATGTTCCATCGCTACATCGCCAGCACGCTGGGGCTGCTGATCCTGGGCCTCGCGGTGCTTGCGTGGCGCTGGCGCGAGAAGCTTCCGCGCTCGCCGGCGCTCGCCTCCACGCTGTTCGTGCTGGTCGTCCTGCAAGGCCTGTTGGGCATGTGGACGGTGACGCTGCTGTTGAAACCGGTGATCGTCACGCTGCACCTGCTCGGGGGCATGACCACGCTGGCGCTGCTGGTGTGGCTCTTCCTGCGGCAGCTCGATGGGCGGCCCGCCGTCGATCGGACCGCCGCCCGCAAGCTGCGGCCGTGGGCGCTCATCGCCATCGCGGTCGTGTTCACGCAGATCGCGCTCGGCGGGTGGGTTTCGAGCAACTACGCGGCGCTCGCGTGTATCGATTTCCCGACGTGCCACGGCGTGTGGCGGCCCGACATGGATTTCCGCCACGGCTTCCAGCTCGTGCGCGAGCTCGGCCGGACCGCGGCGGGCGAGCACCTCGCGTACGAAGCGCTGACCGCGATCCACTGGACGCATCGCGTCGGCGCGCTGGTGACGCTGATTTACGTGGGGACGCTCGCTTTTGCACTGTCGCGCGCGCGCGGCCTCGGCCGTTATGCGGCGGCGCTGGCGGTGGTGCTGATCGCGCAGATCGCCCTCGGCGTCGCCAACATCCTGGCCGGACTGCCGCTGCCGGTCGCGGTCGCCCACAACGCCGTGGCCGCGATTTTGCTGGTGACGCTCGTGATGATAAACTTCGCCCTTTCCCGCGCTGACCTCCCGCCGACGCCCTGA
- a CDS encoding cytochrome C oxidase subunit I, with product MPTLSSNANDQTPAPNRPRRNRLTLWLVLALCAAPVVASFVAYYWLQPSGHVNYGELLTPQPVPAATLAGVDTRPFSFADLKGSWVLVSIDGSACDERCRTKLLYMRQVRLAQGKNSDRIERVWLVNDDMFPNTAVVGEHPGLRVVRAPGSAVLAAFPAPTTPTAHIYVIDPLGNLMMRFPENPDPRGVLKDVSRLVRYSDWK from the coding sequence ATGCCTACACTCAGCTCAAACGCAAACGACCAAACCCCGGCGCCGAACCGCCCGCGGCGTAACCGACTCACCCTGTGGCTGGTGCTCGCGCTGTGCGCGGCGCCGGTCGTCGCGTCGTTCGTCGCGTACTACTGGCTCCAGCCGAGCGGCCACGTCAATTACGGCGAGCTGCTCACGCCGCAGCCGGTGCCGGCGGCGACGCTCGCCGGCGTCGACACGCGGCCTTTCAGCTTCGCGGATCTCAAGGGCTCGTGGGTGCTCGTCAGCATCGACGGCTCGGCGTGCGACGAGCGTTGCCGTACCAAGCTCCTCTACATGCGGCAGGTGAGGCTCGCCCAGGGCAAGAACAGCGATCGCATCGAGCGCGTTTGGCTGGTGAACGACGACATGTTCCCGAACACCGCGGTGGTCGGCGAGCACCCGGGGCTGCGCGTGGTGCGCGCGCCGGGGAGCGCGGTGCTCGCCGCGTTTCCCGCGCCGACGACGCCGACGGCGCACATCTACGTCATAGATCCGCTCGGCAACCTGATGATGCGCTTTCCCGAAAATCCCGATCCGCGCGGCGTCCTGAAGGACGTGTCGCGCCTCGTGCGCTATTCCGACTGGAAATGA
- a CDS encoding SURF1 family protein, with translation MKLPEKRSRWWPALATAIGVAVTLALGNWQLDRAAQKRAIKERYETMAAQPPINVGREALSPEGIDLRRIEARGVFEPQRAVFVDNRIHHGVPGYHVVMPLKIEGSEVRVLVNRGWVARPALRSELPAVKTPRGPVTVSGTATVPHRGAFERSDTVVEGRIVQNLTIQRYTQMTPIAVQPFVLRQDSALDDGLQREWPAPDFGIEKHYGYAFQWFALAATLTIFYAYTQLKRKRPNPGAEPPAA, from the coding sequence ATGAAGCTGCCTGAAAAGCGCAGCCGCTGGTGGCCGGCGCTCGCGACTGCGATCGGCGTGGCCGTGACGCTCGCGCTGGGCAACTGGCAGCTCGACCGCGCCGCGCAGAAGCGCGCGATCAAGGAGCGCTACGAGACGATGGCCGCGCAGCCCCCGATCAACGTGGGACGCGAAGCCCTGTCGCCCGAGGGCATCGACCTGCGCCGCATCGAAGCGCGCGGCGTGTTCGAGCCGCAGCGCGCGGTGTTCGTCGACAACCGCATTCACCACGGCGTGCCGGGCTACCACGTCGTGATGCCGCTGAAGATCGAAGGCAGCGAGGTGCGCGTGCTGGTGAACCGCGGCTGGGTGGCGCGGCCGGCCCTGCGCTCCGAGCTGCCCGCGGTGAAGACCCCGCGGGGACCGGTCACCGTCTCCGGCACTGCGACCGTGCCCCACCGCGGCGCCTTCGAGCGCAGCGACACCGTCGTCGAAGGCCGCATCGTGCAGAACCTGACCATACAGCGCTACACCCAGATGACGCCGATCGCGGTGCAGCCTTTCGTGCTGCGCCAGGACAGCGCGCTCGACGACGGCCTCCAGCGGGAATGGCCCGCACCCGACTTCGGTATCGAAAAGCATTACGGCTACGCATTCCAATGGTTCGCGCTCGCCGCCACACTCACGATCTTCTATGCCTACACTCAGCTCAAACGCAAACGACCAAACCCCGGCGCCGAACCGCCCGCGGCGTAA
- a CDS encoding twin transmembrane helix small protein codes for MRLVVFIFLAFILFSLFSGLYYVWKDKGRSDRAVKALTVRVILSIVLFLMLVIGFQLGLFHHKL; via the coding sequence ATGCGTCTGGTCGTGTTCATCTTTCTCGCGTTCATACTCTTCAGCCTGTTCTCCGGGCTGTACTACGTCTGGAAAGACAAAGGCCGTTCGGACCGTGCGGTGAAAGCGCTCACCGTGCGCGTCATCCTTTCCATCGTGCTCTTCCTGATGCTCGTGATCGGCTTCCAGCTCGGCCTTTTCCACCACAAGCTCTGA
- a CDS encoding cytochrome c oxidase subunit 3 produces the protein MLSQSTRYYVPQPSTWPIFGSFALLLMALGAASWFNGVGWAKYVTFAGLFVLFYMLAGWFSTVAHESEGGAYNKQVDTGFRWAMGWFIFSEVMFFGAFFGALFYMRVLSVPDLGGLESQQLLWPGFKAAWPTAGPGITEQFTPMEAMGIPAINTLILLTSGATVTWAHWGLLKNNRSQLIWGLVLTVGLGILFLSLQAYEYIHAAGELNLKISSGAYGSTFYMLTGFHGFHVTVGTIMLIVILFRSVAGHFKPEHHFGFEGVAWYWHFVDVVWLGLFIFVYWL, from the coding sequence ATGTTGAGCCAATCCACACGTTATTACGTCCCGCAGCCTTCTACGTGGCCGATCTTCGGCTCGTTCGCGCTGCTCCTGATGGCGCTCGGCGCCGCGTCGTGGTTCAACGGAGTCGGCTGGGCCAAGTACGTGACGTTCGCGGGCCTCTTCGTGCTCTTCTACATGCTGGCCGGCTGGTTCAGCACGGTCGCGCACGAGTCCGAAGGCGGCGCCTACAACAAGCAGGTCGACACCGGCTTCCGCTGGGCGATGGGCTGGTTCATCTTCTCCGAGGTGATGTTCTTCGGCGCGTTCTTCGGCGCGCTGTTCTACATGCGGGTGTTGTCGGTGCCCGACCTCGGCGGACTCGAAAGCCAGCAGCTGCTGTGGCCCGGCTTCAAGGCGGCGTGGCCCACCGCCGGCCCCGGCATCACCGAGCAGTTCACGCCGATGGAAGCGATGGGCATCCCGGCGATCAACACGCTGATCCTGCTGACCTCCGGCGCGACCGTGACGTGGGCGCACTGGGGCCTGCTCAAGAACAACCGCTCGCAGCTCATCTGGGGTCTCGTGCTGACGGTCGGGCTGGGCATCCTGTTCCTCTCGCTGCAGGCCTACGAATACATCCACGCGGCCGGCGAGCTCAACCTGAAGATCAGCTCGGGCGCGTACGGCTCGACGTTCTACATGCTGACCGGATTCCACGGCTTCCACGTGACGGTCGGCACGATCATGCTGATCGTGATCCTTTTCCGCAGCGTCGCCGGGCACTTCAAGCCCGAGCACCACTTCGGGTTCGAAGGCGTGGCCTGGTACTGGCACTTCGTCGACGTCGTTTGGCTGGGACTTTTCATCTTCGTCTACTGGCTATAA
- a CDS encoding DUF2970 domain-containing protein, with product MAVSEPSTKRSAGPLDVAKAVLWSFLGIRKRAAHEKDFVTLKPVQVIVAGIIGAVIFVICLVTLVRFITS from the coding sequence ATCGCCGTGAGCGAGCCTTCGACCAAACGTAGCGCAGGACCGCTCGACGTCGCCAAAGCGGTGCTCTGGTCGTTCCTCGGGATCCGCAAGCGCGCGGCCCACGAGAAGGATTTCGTCACCCTCAAGCCGGTGCAGGTCATCGTGGCCGGCATCATCGGCGCGGTTATTTTTGTGATATGCCTCGTCACGCTCGTGCGGTTCATCACGAGCTGA